In Dromiciops gliroides isolate mDroGli1 chromosome 4, mDroGli1.pri, whole genome shotgun sequence, one DNA window encodes the following:
- the C4H17orf97 gene encoding protein LIAT1 isoform X2, with product MNVRGGRGGPGAGEECDEDDEEDDEEREGVAPAFQVSRLPPISGCVPETSRRKVKKKKKKKKSPATGLGKGSGRGDDESLSTKINESLRWEGVLEDPVAEEERIRIYKLNRRKRYRLSALEGFCPTPSVPEGANEKVSVLPDSESHTNSKQQAVKVDCINYFLDGNMTSKILPSPELATTNVPEQKLPSALANLS from the exons ATGAACGTCCGAGGCGGACGTGGAGGTCCGGGGGCCGGCGAGGAGTGCGACGAGGACGACGAGGAGGACGACGAGGAGCGAGAGGGCGTCGCCCCGGCCTTCCAGGTGTCCCGGCTGCCGCCCATCTCCGGCTGCGTGCCCGAGACCAGCCGGCggaaagtgaagaagaagaaaaagaagaagaagtcgCCGGCCACGGGGCTGGGCAAGGGCTCGGGCAGAGGAGATG ACGAGAGCCTTTCCACCAAGATCAATGAGAGTCTCCGCTGGGAAGGCGTCCTGGAAGACCCAGTAGCAGAGGAAGAACGGATACGCATCTATAAACTCAACAGGAGAAAACGGTATCGACTTTCGGCTCTGGAAGGATTTTGCCCAACTCCAAGTGTCCCTGAAGGGGCTAATGAGAAAGTCTCAGTCCTTCCAGACTCAGAGAGCCACACGAACAGCAAACAGCAAGCAGTGAAGGTTGATTGCATCAATTATTTCCTCGATGGAAATATGACTTCAAAGATCCTACCCTCTCCAGAATTAGCTACAACCAATGTGCCGGAGCAGAAACTTCCTTCTGCCTTGGCAAATCTATCctga
- the C4H17orf97 gene encoding protein LIAT1 isoform X1 gives MNVRGGRGGPGAGEECDEDDEEDDEEREGVAPAFQVSRLPPISGCVPETSRRKVKKKKKKKKSPATGLGKGSGRGDGSCKEPSSKLESNKELKREKEENKHLSYSSSANAAFSSAVDESLSTKINESLRWEGVLEDPVAEEERIRIYKLNRRKRYRLSALEGFCPTPSVPEGANEKVSVLPDSESHTNSKQQAVKVDCINYFLDGNMTSKILPSPELATTNVPEQKLPSALANLS, from the exons ATGAACGTCCGAGGCGGACGTGGAGGTCCGGGGGCCGGCGAGGAGTGCGACGAGGACGACGAGGAGGACGACGAGGAGCGAGAGGGCGTCGCCCCGGCCTTCCAGGTGTCCCGGCTGCCGCCCATCTCCGGCTGCGTGCCCGAGACCAGCCGGCggaaagtgaagaagaagaaaaagaagaagaagtcgCCGGCCACGGGGCTGGGCAAGGGCTCGGGCAGAGGAGATG GTTCCTGCAAAGAGCCTAGCTCCAAACTAGAGTCTAACAAAGAgcttaaaagagagaaagaggaaaacaaacatCTATCTTATTCCTCTTCCGCAAATGCTGCCTTTTCCTCCGCTGTAGACGAGAGCCTTTCCACCAAGATCAATGAGAGTCTCCGCTGGGAAGGCGTCCTGGAAGACCCAGTAGCAGAGGAAGAACGGATACGCATCTATAAACTCAACAGGAGAAAACGGTATCGACTTTCGGCTCTGGAAGGATTTTGCCCAACTCCAAGTGTCCCTGAAGGGGCTAATGAGAAAGTCTCAGTCCTTCCAGACTCAGAGAGCCACACGAACAGCAAACAGCAAGCAGTGAAGGTTGATTGCATCAATTATTTCCTCGATGGAAATATGACTTCAAAGATCCTACCCTCTCCAGAATTAGCTACAACCAATGTGCCGGAGCAGAAACTTCCTTCTGCCTTGGCAAATCTATCctga